The following proteins come from a genomic window of Nicotiana tomentosiformis chromosome 12, ASM39032v3, whole genome shotgun sequence:
- the LOC104120847 gene encoding UDP-glycosyltransferase 74G1-like — translation MTTQKAHCLILPYPAQGHINPMLQFSKRLQSKGVKITIAATKSFLKTMQELSTSVSVEAISDGYDDGGREQAGTFVAYITRFKEVGSDTLSQLIGKLTNCGCPVSCIVYDPFLPWAVEVGNNFGVATAAFFTQSCAVDNIYYHVHKGVLKLPPTDVDKEISIPGLLTIEASDVPSFVSNPESSRILEMLVNQFSNLENTDWVLINSFYELEKEVIDWMAKIYPIKTIGPTIPSMYLDKRLPDDKEYGLSVFKPMTNACLNWLNHQPVSSVVYVSFGSLAKLEAEQMEELAWGLSNSNKNFLWVVRSTEESKLPNNFLEELASEKGLVVSWCPQLQVLEHKSIGCFLTHCGWNSTLEAISLGVPMIAMPHWSDQPTNAKLVEDVWEMGIRPKQDEKGLVRREVIEECIKIVMEEKKGKKIRENAKKWKELARKAVDEGGSSDRNIEEFVSKLVTIASVES, via the exons ATGACTACTCAAAAAGCTCATTGCTTGATCTTACCATATCCAGCTCAGGGTCATATCAACCCTATGCTCCAATTCTCCAAACGTTTGCAATCCAAAGGTGTCAAAATCACTATAGCAGCCACCAAATCCTTCTTGAAAACCATGCAAGAATTGTCAACTTCTGTGTCAGTCGAGGCTATCTCCGATGGCTATGATGATGGCGGACGCGAGCAAGCTGGAACCTTTGTGGCCTATATTACAAGATTCAAAGAAGTTGGCTCGGATACTTTGTCTCAGCTTATTGGAAAGTTAACAAATTGTGGTTGTCCTGTGAGTTGCATAGTTTACGATCCATTTCTTCCTTGGGCTGTTGAAGTGGGAAATAATTTTGGAGTAGCTACTGCTGCTTTTTTCACTCAATCTTGTGCAGTGGATAACATTTATTACCATGTACATAAAGGGGTTCTAAAACTTCCTCCAACTGACGTTGATAAAGAAATCTCAATTCCTGGATTATTAACAATTGAGGCATCAGATGTACCTAGTTTTGTTTCTAATCCTGAATCTTCAAGAATACTTGAAATGTTGGTGAATCAGTTCTCGAATCTTGAGAACACAGATTGGGTCCTAATCAACAGTTTCTATGAATTGGAGAAAGAG GTAATTGATTGGATGGCCAAGATCTATCCAATCAAGACAATTGGACCAACTATACCATCAATGTACCTAGACAAGAGGCTACCAGATGACAAAGAATATGGCCTTAGTGTCTTCAAGCCAATGACAAATGCATGCCTAAACTGGTTAAACCATCAACCAGTTAGCTCAGTAGTATATGTATCATTTGGAAGTTTAGCCAAATTAGAAGCAGAGCAAATGGAAGAATTAGCATGGGGTTTGAGTAATAGCAACAAGAACTTCTTGTGGGTAGTTAGATCCACTGAAGAATCCAAACTTCCCAACAACTTTTTAGAGGAATTAGCAAGTGAAAAAGGATTAGTCGTGTCATGGTGTCCACAATTACAAGTTTTGGAACATAAATCAATAGGGTGTTTTCTCACGCACTGTGGCTGGAATTCAACTTTGGAAGCAATTAGTTTGGGAGTACCAATGATTGCAATGCCACATTGGTCAGACCAGCCAACAAATGCGAAGCTTGTGGAAGATGTTTGGGAGATGGGAATTAGACCAAAACAAGATGAAAAAGGATTAGTTAGAAGAGAAGTTATTGAAGAATGTATTAAGATAGTGATGgaggaaaagaaaggaaaaaagattAGGGAAAATGCAAAGAAATGGAAGGAATTGGCTAGGAAAGCTGTGGATGAAGGAGGAAGTTCAGATAGAAATATTGAAGAATTTGTTTCCAAGTTGGTGACTATTGCCTCAGTGGAAAGCTAA
- the LOC138902338 gene encoding uncharacterized protein produces MDSKKNTQLSYKPSVAPELIPKKFKILDVPKYDGTSYPQEHITTYTTAVKENDLAPHAIESVLLKKLKETLTKGALTWYSFFPEHSIDSFEMLADSFIKAHVVARKVHARKADIFRIAQGESELLREFVTRFQKERILMSAVPDEWASEEFTKGLNLRSSDAP; encoded by the coding sequence ATGGACTCAAAGAAGAACACACAATTGTCGTACAAACCAAGCGTGGCACCAGAATTGATCCCGAAGAAGTTTAAAATCCTAGACgtgccaaagtatgatgggacttcatatcctcaggagcatatcaccacctatacaacggcggTGAAGGAAAACGATTTAGCTCCCCACGCAATTGAGTcagttttgctgaagaaattaaAGGAGACTCTTACGAAGGGAGCCCTGACGTGGTATTCGTTTtttcccgagcattccatagactcctttgagatgctcgcggactctttcatcaaggcccatgtcGTAGCCAGAAAGGTACACGCCCGGAAGGCCGATATATTCAGGATTGCGCAAGGTGAGTCTGAGTTGCTGCGGGAGTTTGTAACCAggttccagaaggaaaggataTTGATGTCGGCCGTACCGGACGAATGGGCATCTGAGGAATTCACCAAAGGTCTAAATCTGAGAAGTTCTGATGCTCCCTAG
- the LOC104120845 gene encoding UDP-glycosyltransferase 74G1-like, translated as MMTTHKAHCLIFPYPAQGHINPMLQFSKRLQSKGVKITIATTKSFLKTMQELSTPVSIEAISDGYDDGGHEQADSFAAYITRFKEVGSNTLSQLIETLTTRGCPVNCIVYDPFLPWAVEVGNKFGLVTAAFFTQSCAVDNIYYHVLKGVIKLPPIEVDKEIIVPGLVTIESSDVPTFVSNPESAKILEMLVDQFSNLENVDWVLINSFYELENEVIDWMSKLYPISTIGPTIPSVYLDKRLPNDKEYGLSVFKPMTNECLNWLNHQPISSVVYVSFGSYAKVEPEQMEELAWGLKKSDNNFLWVVRSTEESKLPNNFLEELTSKKGLVVSWCQQLQVLEHKSIGCFLTHCGWNSTLEAISLGVPMVAMPQWSDQPTNAKLVKDIWEIGVRAKQDEKGIVRREVIEECIKIVMEEEKGKKIRDNAKKWKELARNAMDEGGTSDKNIEEFVSKLVTIS; from the exons ATGATGACTACTCACAAAGCTCATTGCTTGATTTTTCCATATCCAGCCCAAGGTCACATAAATCCTATGCTCCAATTCTCCAAACGTTTACAATCCAAAGGTGTCAAAATCACTATAGCAACTACAAAATCCTTCTTGAAAACCATGCAAGAATTGTCAACTCCTGTGTCAATCGAGGCCATTTCTGATGGCTATGATGATGGCGGCCACGAACAAGCAGACAGCTTTGCAGCATACATAACAAGATTCAAAGAAGTTGGCTCTAACACTCTGTCTCAGCTTATTGAAACGTTAACGACTCGTGGTTGTCCTGTGAATTGCATTGTTTATGATCCATTCCTTCCTTGGGCTGTTGAAGTGGGAAACAAGTTTGGATTAGTTACTGCTGCTTTTTTCACTCAATCTTGTGCAGTGGACAACATTTATTACCATGTACTAAAAGGGGTTATTAAACTTCCTCCTATTGAAGTTGATAAAGAAATCATAGTTCCTGGATTAGTAACAATTGAGAGTTCAGATGTACCTACTTTTGTTTCTAATCCTGAATCAGCAAAAATACTTGAAATGTTGGTGGATCAATTCTCAAATCTTGAGAATGTGGATTGGGTTCTAATCAATAGCTTCTATGAGTTGGAGAACGAG GTAATTGATTGGATGTCCAAGCTTTATCCAATCAGCACAATTGGACCAACTATACCATCCGTATACCTAGACAAGAGACTACCAAATGACAAAGAGTATGGCCTTAGTGTCTTCAAGCCAATGACAAATGAATGCCTAAATTGGTTAAACCATCAACCAATTAGCTCAGTAGTATATGTATCATTTGGAAGTTATGCCAAAGTAGAACCTGAGCAAATGGAAGAATTGGCATGGGGTTTGAAGAAAAGCGACAATAATTTCTTGTGGGTAGTTAGATCCACTGAAGAATCCAAACTTCCCAACAACTTTTTAGAGGAATTGACAAGTAAAAAAGGCTTAGTGGTGTCATGGTGTCAACAATTACAAGTATTGGAACATAAATCAATAGGGTGTTTTCTCACGCATTGTGGATGGAATTCAACTTTGGAAGCAATTAGTTTGGGCGTACCAATGGTTGCAATGCCACAATGGTCAGATCAACCTACAAATGCAAAGCTTGTGAAAGATATTTGGGAGATAGGAGTTAGAGCAAAACAAGATGAAAAAGGAATAGTTAGAAGAGAAGTTATTGAAGAATGTATTAAGATAGTGATGGaagaagagaaaggaaaaaagattAGGGATAATGCAAAGAAATGGAAGGAATTGGCTAGAAATGCTATGGATGAAGGTGGAACTTCAGATAAAAATATTGAAGAATTTGTTTCCAAGTTGGTGACTATTTCATAA